GAAAAGACATCGTTTGCTTTAAAGGTAACGCCAGATACGATGTTTCCGGAACGGATAAAAGTGGGCAGTGATACAATTATTGGTTTTAATACAACAATCCTTGCACATGAATATTTAGTAAATGAATATCGACTTGGTGATGTGGTAATTGGAGATCGTGTAATGATTGGAGCGAATACGACGATTTTACCTGGGGTTGTAATTGGAGATGATGCCATCATCTCTGCTATGACATTAGTAAATAAAGACGTACCTCCTGGTGCATTTGCTGGTGGTAATCCAATGAGAATTATCTATACAAAGGAAGAAATGGCTTTGAAAGAATCAGTTAATTCTAAAAAGTCTTAACTTATGCGCATTTTTGCTAGAGGCACTTGACTTGCTGATTTTCTTAGTATAGAATACTTTCATACATCATCACTCTAACACTCTAGCAAACTAAAGTATATAGATTAGGAAGTGTAAAAATGTCACCAATTCGAAAGTTTGAAAAGCCGCTTGGAATGCGCGATACATTTCCAAAGATTTTCGAGAAGAAGGAAGTTATTCGACAAACTGGTCGTGAATTTCTTCGCTTAAGAGGGTTCGATTTTATCCAAACACCAACACTTGAGTATTACGATACTGTTGGTAAAGCATCAGCTATCGTTGACCCTTCACTCTTTAAACTAGTAGATAGTCAAGGGAATACATTAGTACTTCGTCCAGATATGACGACACCCATTGCACGTGTCGCTTCTTCAAAATTATTAAAAGAGAAAATTCCATTGCGTCTTTCTTATTTTGCAAATGTCTTTCGTGCTCAACAATTAGAAGGTGGACGTCCTGCAGAATTTGAGCAAATGGGAATTGAAATTATTGGAGATTCATCAGTATATGCAGATGCGGAAGTCATCTTAACAGCTATTCATTTATTAAAAGTATTAGGAGTAGAAGAATTTAAGATTA
This window of the Rummeliibacillus pycnus genome carries:
- a CDS encoding acyltransferase codes for the protein MRKTERFSVSGSTSLWQIYKTVSFWKVVKCFMVIEIARYTPFLSVKNWLYRTFLKMEVGEKTSFALKVTPDTMFPERIKVGSDTIIGFNTTILAHEYLVNEYRLGDVVIGDRVMIGANTTILPGVVIGDDAIISAMTLVNKDVPPGAFAGGNPMRIIYTKEEMALKESVNSKKS